TGTCCGCCTCGATCCACTCGACCTGCACGTTGGCCTCCTGTGAGCGTCGGCGGGCCTCGTCCAGGTAGGCGGCCGTGCGGTCGACGCCGGTGACCTGGAATCCACGGCGGGCTAACTCCAGGGCATGTCGCCCGGGACCGCAGGGGAGGTCCAGGATGGATGCCCCCTCTGGGACCCCCAGCAATCTCAAGGCGGCCTCCACCTCGGCCGGGGCTGTCTCCCAGCGTCGCCGGTGGAACATCCGATCTCGCGTCTTCTCCCAGAATCGGTCGTCATCATGCCATCGGGTCATGGGGGTGCCTCCTGGATCGTCTTCACGCCTGGAGCGGGACGGTCGTAGCTGAGTGATGGGATGCTTTGCATGGCAGAATACCACAAATATCACGCTTTAGGTAACGACTATCTGGTGATCGATCCGGTGACCTGTGATGTGCTCCTGACACCTGATGCCGTGCGGACGATTTGCGATCGCCACCGTGGAATCGGGGCTGATGGTGTGTTGTATGGGCCTGTGCCTGGTGAGCGGGAGTGGACTCTACGGATCTACAACGCCGATGGCAGCGAGGCGGAGAAGAGCGGTAACGGGGTGCGGATCTTCGCTCGGTACCTGTTGGAGGCAGGCTACGTCGCCACGGAGCGGTTCACGATCGCCACGTCGGGGGGAGAGGTGGAGGTGCATCTGGAGGCCGCCGATGGGAGCGTGAGCACGGTGGACATGGGGCGGCTGACGTTCTGGAGCGAGGAGATCCCCGTGTCCGGGCCGCCTCGTGAGGTGCTGCGGGAGCGGGTCACCGTGGCCGACCGGGAGCTCGAGTTCTCCGCCGTTTCCATCGGCAACCCGCACTGCGTCATCATCCTGGACGAAGTGGACTGGCGGGTGGCTCGTACGTACGGCCCTTTGTTGGAGGCGCATCCCCTGTTCCCGAATCGGACGAACGTCCAGTTCGTGCGCGTGCTGGATCGGAGGAACATCCGCATCGAGATCTGGGAACGGGGGTCGGGATACACGCTGGCCTCGGGCAGCAGCAGTTGTGCGGCGGCGGGCGTGGTCCATCGGTTGGGTAGCTGTGATCATGAGGTTACCGTGCATATGCCTGGTGGGGCGCTGGATGTTCGCATAGCCAATGACGGCCGGGTATGGCTGCGCGGCCCGGTGAACAGCATTGGCCGAGGGGAATTCTCGCAGGAGTTTAAACGTATCCTTCGCCTACCTGTGGGCCGGGGCGATTCATGAATCACCTCTGCCCCGGCAACGCCCATGAGGGAGACTACCTCCCTCGGTATAGCTTCCTGTTTCTTCTTTCGATAATGGAATCTATCGTTGTCTGGGGGAGCAACTCAAGAAGAGCGGCGAAGCCAGACATGTACCCCACCTGATATCTCCTTTTCGGCTTTGGGCTGGTAAGCGCCTTATAAACGACTTTGGCCACCTCTGAGGGCTCGGTTCGCTTTTTAT
The genomic region above belongs to Chloroflexota bacterium and contains:
- a CDS encoding diaminopimelate epimerase codes for the protein MAEYHKYHALGNDYLVIDPVTCDVLLTPDAVRTICDRHRGIGADGVLYGPVPGEREWTLRIYNADGSEAEKSGNGVRIFARYLLEAGYVATERFTIATSGGEVEVHLEAADGSVSTVDMGRLTFWSEEIPVSGPPREVLRERVTVADRELEFSAVSIGNPHCVIILDEVDWRVARTYGPLLEAHPLFPNRTNVQFVRVLDRRNIRIEIWERGSGYTLASGSSSCAAAGVVHRLGSCDHEVTVHMPGGALDVRIANDGRVWLRGPVNSIGRGEFSQEFKRILRLPVGRGDS